The Candidatus Hydrogenedentota bacterium genomic interval AGACCCTGTACGAGGTCGCGGACCTGGACGGCGCGAATGCCGCGCAGAAGGTGTGGCACATCACGCTGCCGATGGTTTCGCCGATCCTGTTCTTCACGCTGGTGATGGGGCTGATCGGCGCGCTGCAAGTGTTCACGCAGGCCTTCATCATGACCAAGGGCGGCCAGCCGGGCGTTTCGACGCTGTTTTACTGCCTGTATTTGTTCCAGAACGCGTTCGAGTATTTCCGGCTGGGCTATGCGTCCGCGATGGCGTGGATCCTGTTCGCGATCATCGGCGTCATCACGGCGTTCGTATTCCGGACGACAGGCCGCTATGTGTACTATGAAGGGGGCGGCTCGGAATGAAACGCGGCGGATTCACGACCCATGCGCTGGCCTTGGCGCTGTCGCTCGTGTTCCTGTTTCCCTTCGTGTGGCTGCTGACGAGCGCAGTGAAGCCCAACGCGCTGCTGAAACAGTTTCCTCCGGTATGGGTGTTCACGCCGACGCTCGAACATGTACGCGAACTATTCCTGCCGGATTCCCCGTTCCAGTTCTGGCAGTTTCTGTGCAACACGCTGTATGTGTGCGCGTTCGTCGTCGCGGGCAACGTGCTGGCCTCGGCCATGGTGGCCTACGGTTTCGCGCACACGCGGTGGCCCGGACGTAATCTATTGTTTTACGCGATGCTGGCGACAATGATGGTGCCCGCGCAAACCATGATGATTCCGATTTTTCTTTTCTTCCGGCGTCTCGGCTGGATTGACTCGTTTCTGCCGTTGACCGTGCCGGCATTGTTCGGCAACGCGTTTTACATTTTCATGCTGCGCCAGTTCTTCATGACCGTGCCGCGCGATCTGCTCGATGCCGCGCGCGTGGACGGACACGGCGAGATTGCCATCTGGTGGCGGGTGGTGATGCCGCTCTCCGTGCCGGCGCTGGCGGTGGTGGGATTGTTTTCGTTTCTCGGCGCATGGAACGATTTTGTCGGGCCGTTGATCTACCTGCTGGACGAAACCCGGTATACGCTCTCGCTTGGACTGGCGATGTTTCAAGGACAATACGAGGTGCAATACGGACGCCTTATGGCCGCTTCGGCCCTGATGACCTGCCCCATCGTTGTCTTGTTCTTTTTCGCGCAGCGACAGTTCATCGAAGGCATCAAAATGACCGGCATCAAGGGATAACGACTTGCATCTTTTCGTTCCCACGGAAAAAAGGCGCGCCCGTTTGTGTCGTACCCAAACGGATTGGCGCCTGTGTGTAACATCCGGGACGGCGAAAGGTATTATGTTCGGAACGCTGCGCAGCAGACTTGATTTGAATGCGTGATTGGTGTAGGATGCGCGAGACAAGGAATTTTCGGCATCGTGCCCGGCACAAAGCGGTAAATGCTTGACAAGAGAGGAAAATTCCAGTAATATACAACACGTTGTGGTTGGGATCGCGTTTCAAACTATTGTGCCACAAGACATTTGGTATGTGGCCCCGAGGCGGGATTGCAGCCCGATGAAAACGGAGGTGGCAGCGCGGTGAAACATGTGAATATGATCTCACGCATGCCGGCAATTGCAACATCGAACACAAATATTCCGGAGGAGGTTCAGAATAAAGTGGCGCTCGAAACGGCCGTGTTGGCATTTATCGTGGCGTTGCTCAAGGGAATCCTTCCCTTGCTGGACAAGTCGTAAGAAAAGCGGTCTTGACATTCAACAACCATTTGGAGATGAAAACCATGAAGCATGTACACGTAATTTCCCGGGCGCCTGCGCGCGGAACAACGACCGAAAGCAACACCGCAGAGTTGATCATATCTTTTCTGATTGCCATTCTGCAGGCGGTGAAGCCGTTGGTTGTGGCAATGGAAAAGGAACAAACCGCGTAAGCACATTGACTCTGATAGGAGGCGATGGCGATGAAGCATTTGCAGGTAATTTCGCGGGTTCCTGCGCCAGGTTCCTCGACGATGGGCACGGCGACAGTGGTCGTTCAGTTCCTGATAGCGCTGTTGTCGGCGGCGCAACCGCTGCTTACGGCGGCCATGCCGCTCAAGGCGCAACAGCCGAAATTTGCGGGATCCGGCGACGACATCCCCGATTTCCCGTAATGACCGGGAAGAACCGGCTGGTTATTTCGCGTTTTGTATGTCGGCGGCGAGGTTGCAATGCCGATAAAGTAGGAAGAAGAAGCGTAAACACAAGGGAGAAACGAAATGAAGCACGTAAAGAAGGTATCGGTCGCGAAGGCGGTAAGCCTGTGGGACATCCTGAATGGCTTGGTGCCGAGTGAAGGCGAAGGCGAAGGCGAAGGCGAAGGCGAAGGCGAAGGCAAGAAGTAGTCCATTACAGCCAGAAACTCCTTTTTGACATCAGACGGTTGGAGAGAGGCTTCTTCTCTCCAACCGGCTGATGGACTTTGCGTGGTTGACAGGATCTGAGGCAAGGGAATTATTTCCGCTTGCCATGAAGAGGTGTTTGCACGTAAAATAGGGAGCAAGGAGGATGGACGCAATGAGACATGTGGCACGCATTACCGCCGTGCAAGCCGGACGGGCGGATACATTGGCGGAATGGTGGGATCTATTCCGTGAGCAATTGGATGCGTTTTGGCGCACGGACATCAAGAAGGAAGCGGCGGGGTAATAGGCCTTCCGCCAGGCAATTCGGAGATCCGCGATGAAACATATTGGACGGGTTTCGGCAGCATCCAAAGGTTTTGGCGCTTGGCATGCGCCAGGCAGAGCCTATGCGATAACCGATTTTTGGAACGGAATGTGGCGGGTCTGGTCCGATTTTGTCTACCAGAAAAAGAACGAGATCGCCATCTAATCGAGTGATTGTGTTTTGATCTGGCCGGGACGAAGGCGGGTTGAGTCCCGGCGTTTTTCTTGATTTCATACGACGGTGGAATGACAGGGGGAATGGAGAGCCAGGATATCGGAGGCGCGTTGTCGCGTGATATTGGGCCAACATGCGGTAATCCGGTCGGCGGAGCCCGATGACGCATCCGCGTTGTTGGGGCTTTACGATCCGTCGCGTCCCCGATGCTGTCTCCTGGATGGGCGGCGCGAGTTCATCATTCCCACCCGCGACGAGATCCGGGAAGTCATGAACCAAAAGGAGATGGGCCGCAGCATGTTGTATGCCGTGGAGGACAAGGCGGGCGTGGTGCGCGGGTTTTGTTCGCTGCGGGGCGTCAATCTTGAAGCCAGTTTCATGGAAACGGTCCTGATGTTTCATGAGGACGGCCATTTCGACACGCCGTTGGCCGAAGAGGCCTTTGCGTTTCTGGTGCAATACGCCTTCGTTCGACTGAAACTCGGCAAATTGATTGCCTACGCGCTGGACACCGAATCCTCGTTGCGGCGGTTCCTTTTGAACCACGGTTTTCAAAGTAACGGGATTCAGCGCGAAATTGTCTTTTGGGGCGGGGGCTGGCACAATATCGAGGCATTTTCGCTGTTCCGAACCAACGGCGCATCCCCGGTCTGAGGTACATCATGGCAGTCAAGAGCAAAACCTTCCTTCGCCGTGCCGAGCGCGAGGATCTGGACACGGTCGTCGGCTGGATGGAAGATCCGGATTTCACGCAGTTTCTGTACGGCGATCCGGCCCGTTCGCCCCGCCAAATCCGCGAGACCATCGTGCAGATGCTTGGGCGTTCCGCGGGGCAAACCGTGCCGGGCGCAATTTATCTTGTAATTGACTCCGAGGAATACGGTCCAATCGGCATGCTGTCGCTTCAGAACATCAGTTGGCGAAACCGCGCCTGTACCCTCGACCTCTACATCGGCCAGAAACATTTGCGCAACCGGCTGGTCGCGGCCATCGCTTTCGTGCGTGCGATGGAGTATTGTTTCGAGGAACTCAACCTGCATCGGGTTGGCGCGTTTATTTACGCGTTCAACGAACGGTCGTGGCGCATTTTCGAAA includes:
- a CDS encoding GNAT family protein, which encodes MAVKSKTFLRRAEREDLDTVVGWMEDPDFTQFLYGDPARSPRQIRETIVQMLGRSAGQTVPGAIYLVIDSEEYGPIGMLSLQNISWRNRACTLDLYIGQKHLRNRLVAAIAFVRAMEYCFEELNLHRVGAFIYAFNERSWRIFEKSGAVRELVLPKHVARDGQLHDVYGYGLLRSEFEAFKAKHARSIENLMSSMVDDHRSSEPAPENLS
- a CDS encoding carbohydrate ABC transporter permease, which produces MKRGGFTTHALALALSLVFLFPFVWLLTSAVKPNALLKQFPPVWVFTPTLEHVRELFLPDSPFQFWQFLCNTLYVCAFVVAGNVLASAMVAYGFAHTRWPGRNLLFYAMLATMMVPAQTMMIPIFLFFRRLGWIDSFLPLTVPALFGNAFYIFMLRQFFMTVPRDLLDAARVDGHGEIAIWWRVVMPLSVPALAVVGLFSFLGAWNDFVGPLIYLLDETRYTLSLGLAMFQGQYEVQYGRLMAASALMTCPIVVLFFFAQRQFIEGIKMTGIKG
- a CDS encoding GNAT family N-acetyltransferase, encoding MILGQHAVIRSAEPDDASALLGLYDPSRPRCCLLDGRREFIIPTRDEIREVMNQKEMGRSMLYAVEDKAGVVRGFCSLRGVNLEASFMETVLMFHEDGHFDTPLAEEAFAFLVQYAFVRLKLGKLIAYALDTESSLRRFLLNHGFQSNGIQREIVFWGGGWHNIEAFSLFRTNGASPV